A portion of the Lathamus discolor isolate bLatDis1 chromosome 5, bLatDis1.hap1, whole genome shotgun sequence genome contains these proteins:
- the ID2 gene encoding DNA-binding protein inhibitor ID-2 → MKAFSPVRSVRKNGLSEHNLGISRSKTPVDDPMSLLYNMNDCYSKLKELVPSIPQNKKVSKMEILQHVIDYILDLQIALDSHPSIVSLHHQRPGQNPSSRTPLTTLNTDISILSLQASEFPSELMSSDSKALCG, encoded by the exons ATGAAAGCCTTCAGCCCGGTGCGGTCTGTCAGGAAAAACGGCCTCTCGGAGCACAACCTGGGCATCTCACGGAGCAAGACTCCCGTGGATGACCCCATGAGCCTGCTGTACAACATGAATGACTGCTACTCCAAGCTGAAGGAGCTAGTGCCCAGCATCCCGCAGAACAAGAAAGTGAGCAAGATGGAAATCCTGCAGCACGTTATCGACTACATCCTGGACCTGCAGATCGCCCTGGACTCGCACCCCAGCATCGTCAGCCTGCACCACCAGAGACCTGGGCAAAACCCTTCCTCCAGAACTCCTCTGACCACCCTAAACACAGATATCAGCATCCTCTCGCTCCAG GCGTCTGAGTTCCCCTCAGAGCTCATGTCGAGCGACAGCAAAGCACTTTGTGGCTGA